In one Deinococcus sp. QL22 genomic region, the following are encoded:
- a CDS encoding glycoside hydrolase family 2 protein gives MQKIHPRPLMQRHQWFDLDGAWAFALDSSAVHTHPSAVEFDRQITVPYPPESVASGIHLQAHGRAVWYRRTVDCAEQWGGVKAGERTLLHFGAVDYCATVWINGQEVTQHTGGHTSFSVDISAFAAAPFELTVRAEDDPLALDQPRGKQDWLAEPHSIWYPRTTGIWQTVWLERVPASAVQSLEFEPDLSTWGVHVRLQVAGFRPGMKARVVLKVAGTVLEGTGLEEVLADDIYTLSSPELHRVIPLLDGGIDSHRNGLLWSPEHPQLIDASVELLYGGEVLDHVTGYTALRSVTIEQGRFLLNGSPYPLRMVLDQGYWPESLMTATAEQHRTDVELTRRLGFNGVRKHQKLEDPRYLYWADRLGLLVWAEMPSAYRLSDRSIHAITKEWLEAVQRDRGHPCIVAWVPFNESWGVPDLTRRSRSRTFVRALYNLTRTLDPSRPVIGNDGWENDATDILTIHDYTPDSDVILERYSSRERIRETLLHARPGGRNLLLDPALADQNLPVMITEFGGIAYITDAQRGWGYSHANDDETFTAHYESLLGAVHECAHITGFCYTQLTDTFQEKNGLLDEYRQPKGDAARLMLATRGPRDARTIDKTLIPDPFGYSLEWQAKQPL, from the coding sequence ATGCAAAAAATCCACCCTCGTCCCCTCATGCAGCGCCACCAGTGGTTTGATCTGGACGGAGCCTGGGCCTTTGCCCTCGACTCCAGCGCGGTTCATACCCACCCCAGCGCAGTGGAGTTTGACCGCCAGATCACCGTGCCTTACCCACCCGAAAGTGTGGCGAGCGGCATTCATTTGCAGGCGCATGGGCGGGCGGTGTGGTACCGGCGCACCGTGGACTGCGCCGAGCAGTGGGGCGGCGTCAAGGCAGGCGAGCGTACCCTGCTGCACTTCGGGGCCGTGGATTACTGCGCCACCGTGTGGATCAACGGGCAAGAAGTGACGCAGCACACTGGCGGCCACACCTCGTTTTCGGTGGACATCAGCGCCTTTGCCGCCGCGCCGTTTGAATTGACGGTGCGGGCCGAAGACGACCCCTTGGCCCTTGATCAGCCGCGCGGCAAGCAGGATTGGCTGGCCGAGCCGCACTCCATCTGGTATCCGCGCACCACGGGCATCTGGCAAACGGTGTGGCTGGAGCGCGTGCCCGCGAGTGCCGTGCAGAGCCTCGAATTCGAACCTGACCTGAGCACCTGGGGCGTGCATGTGCGCCTGCAGGTGGCCGGATTCCGCCCCGGCATGAAGGCCAGAGTCGTGCTGAAGGTGGCCGGAACGGTGCTGGAAGGCACAGGCCTCGAAGAAGTACTGGCCGACGACATCTACACCCTCTCCAGCCCCGAACTACACCGGGTCATTCCCCTGCTCGATGGCGGCATCGACAGCCACCGCAACGGCCTGCTCTGGAGCCCCGAACACCCCCAACTGATCGACGCCAGCGTGGAATTACTGTACGGCGGCGAGGTACTCGACCACGTGACGGGGTATACCGCCCTGCGCTCGGTGACCATCGAACAGGGCCGCTTCTTGCTGAACGGTTCGCCGTATCCCCTGCGCATGGTGCTGGATCAGGGCTACTGGCCCGAATCCCTCATGACCGCCACCGCCGAGCAGCACCGCACCGACGTAGAACTGACGCGGCGGCTGGGGTTTAACGGCGTCCGCAAGCACCAGAAGCTGGAAGACCCGCGCTACCTGTACTGGGCTGACCGCCTTGGCCTGCTCGTTTGGGCCGAAATGCCAAGCGCCTACCGCCTGAGTGACCGCAGCATCCACGCGATTACCAAGGAGTGGTTGGAAGCCGTGCAGCGTGACCGGGGCCACCCCTGCATCGTAGCCTGGGTTCCGTTTAACGAGTCGTGGGGCGTGCCCGACCTGACCCGCCGCAGCCGTTCGCGCACCTTCGTGAGGGCGCTGTATAACCTGACCCGCACCCTCGACCCCTCCCGCCCCGTCATCGGCAACGACGGCTGGGAAAACGACGCCACCGATATCCTGACTATTCATGACTACACCCCCGATTCGGACGTGATCTTGGAACGCTACAGCTCCCGGGAGCGCATCCGTGAGACGCTGCTGCACGCCCGCCCAGGTGGCCGCAATCTTTTGCTCGATCCCGCGCTGGCCGACCAGAATCTGCCCGTAATGATCACCGAATTTGGCGGCATCGCCTATATCACCGACGCTCAACGGGGCTGGGGCTACAGCCACGCCAACGACGACGAAACCTTCACCGCCCATTACGAGTCGCTGCTGGGTGCCGTTCACGAGTGCGCCCACATCACGGGCTTCTGCTACACCCAGCTGACCGACACCTTTCAGGAAAAGAACGGCCTGCTGGATGAATACCGCCAGCCCAAGGGCGACGCGGCAAGGCTGATGCTGGCGACTCGCGGCCCCCGTGACGCCCGTACCATTGATAAAACCTTGATTCCTGATCCCTTCGGTTACAGCCTGGAGTGGCAGGCCAAGCAACCGCTGTAA
- a CDS encoding aldose epimerase family protein has translation MTLTSEPNVTQIPWGQTPAGEPVTLYTLHNAGMQVRIINYGGVIVGVDAPDRDGNLADVTLGHDDLTPYLSRDTSPYFGALIGRYGNRIARGKFELDGRQYALACNNGLNALHGGPGGFDQQLWQAEPTTSSLGASLSLSRVSEDGEEGYPGRLSVSVTYTLTPDQTLRIDYVAQTDQPTIINLTNHTYWNLGGGVRDVLDHLLTVQADTYTPTDETQIPTGELADVTGTPFDLRRPTLLGDALAVPHEQLQRAGGFDHNFVLSTAEDEGVGVGLLDADGVGKLRAVATLQHPASGRCLSVSTTEPGIQVYSGNFLDGSIHGKDGQVYGHRWSVCLETQHFPDSPNQPHFPSTRLEPTQTYQSSTIYAFSVDQPE, from the coding sequence ATGACCCTGACTTCTGAACCGAACGTGACCCAGATTCCCTGGGGCCAGACCCCCGCAGGCGAACCCGTGACGCTCTACACCCTGCACAACGCCGGAATGCAGGTGCGGATCATCAATTATGGCGGCGTGATCGTGGGCGTAGACGCGCCTGACCGTGACGGGAACTTGGCCGATGTGACGCTTGGACATGACGATCTCACGCCGTACCTGAGCCGCGACACGTCGCCGTATTTTGGGGCGCTGATCGGGCGCTACGGCAACCGCATTGCACGCGGAAAGTTTGAACTGGACGGGCGGCAGTATGCGCTGGCCTGCAACAACGGTCTGAATGCCCTGCACGGCGGGCCGGGCGGCTTCGATCAGCAACTCTGGCAGGCCGAACCCACCACCAGTTCACTGGGGGCCAGCCTGAGCCTCAGCCGGGTCAGCGAGGACGGCGAGGAAGGCTATCCGGGCCGTCTGAGTGTCTCCGTCACGTACACCCTGACGCCCGACCAGACGCTCAGAATCGATTACGTGGCCCAGACCGACCAGCCCACCATCATCAATCTGACCAACCATACCTACTGGAATCTGGGCGGCGGCGTCCGAGATGTGCTGGATCATCTGTTGACCGTCCAGGCCGACACCTACACTCCCACCGACGAAACCCAGATTCCCACAGGCGAACTGGCCGATGTCACGGGCACGCCTTTCGATCTGCGGCGGCCCACGCTGCTGGGAGACGCTCTTGCCGTGCCGCACGAGCAACTTCAGAGAGCGGGCGGCTTCGATCATAACTTCGTGCTGAGTACCGCAGAGGATGAAGGCGTCGGCGTGGGCCTGCTGGACGCCGATGGAGTCGGCAAGCTCCGGGCCGTCGCCACGTTGCAGCACCCCGCCTCTGGCCGCTGCCTCAGCGTCAGCACCACCGAACCCGGCATTCAGGTCTATTCGGGCAACTTTCTGGACGGCAGTATTCACGGCAAAGACGGACAAGTGTACGGCCACCGTTGGTCGGTGTGCCTGGAAACCCAACATTTTCCTGATAGCCCCAACCAGCCGCACTTTCCGTCCACGCGCCTGGAACCAACTCAGACCTATCAGTCCAGCACTATTTACGCTTTTTCGGTAGATCAACCAGAGTAA
- a CDS encoding NPCBM/NEW2 domain-containing protein, translating into MSLNALISHRALRSALPVGLMLLTLGLSACNSGTTTVTAPPAPVAEGPADSVYDGQDHSWTSGAPTSPQPLALGTGDNTLSYEFWTAATNAWGPIEKDRSNGENLAGDGRTLTLAGQTYARGFGVHAGSSMTFTLGGKCSTFSTKIGVDDEVGSKGSVIFKVVADGVTLFDSGLMTGTSVTKTVNVSVAGKQQLQLVVTDGGNGISYDHADWVSPMLGCTVTVAAPAPVAPAPVPPAAPAPVAPVPVPPAAPTEITYSGPIVITKGGTYSGNWENTLHKPAVLIQTSEPVIIENSNIRSRGNLISGFANRLTVRNTRGYALNPNVAGKAAGRAVNAEEFLNLRVENSYFEGSTGIYARAFRGNAAAGDTIKILRNRFKNTDGRLSDGAGGYNGSYDVVAAILFNNVKRLPNVEIAWNEIINEPGKSRTEDNMNFYLSSGTPSSPFLIHNNYIQGAYGMSPTTEATYAGGGIILGDGLVTDPLDTGYARVYNNQIVSTTNYGIAIAGGVDNQMYNNRVLSSGRLADGQRIPAANVGLYVWDPTGAGQLSPATFANNRMENNVVGWTKVAADGSTNNNPMWFPHCSLNGTLCAGNQNLGIITLDMEKQEYQGWLSKISANNVKVGP; encoded by the coding sequence ATGTCACTGAACGCTTTGATTTCCCACCGCGCCCTCCGCTCCGCCTTGCCCGTTGGTCTGATGCTGCTGACGCTGGGTCTGTCGGCGTGTAATTCGGGAACGACCACAGTGACCGCGCCCCCAGCTCCCGTTGCCGAAGGCCCCGCAGATTCCGTGTATGACGGTCAGGATCATTCGTGGACGAGTGGGGCGCCCACTTCGCCTCAGCCTTTGGCCTTGGGCACGGGCGACAATACGCTTAGTTACGAGTTTTGGACGGCTGCGACCAACGCCTGGGGGCCGATCGAAAAAGACCGCAGCAACGGCGAAAATCTGGCAGGCGACGGACGCACCCTGACCTTGGCTGGCCAGACCTATGCACGCGGATTCGGTGTCCACGCAGGTTCCAGCATGACCTTTACGTTGGGCGGCAAATGCAGCACCTTCTCCACAAAGATTGGTGTAGACGATGAGGTGGGGAGTAAGGGCAGTGTGATCTTCAAAGTCGTGGCCGATGGCGTGACCCTCTTTGACAGTGGTCTGATGACTGGGACGAGCGTCACCAAAACTGTGAATGTCAGCGTGGCAGGCAAGCAACAACTTCAATTGGTAGTGACGGATGGTGGGAACGGCATATCGTACGACCACGCCGACTGGGTTAGCCCCATGTTGGGTTGTACCGTGACTGTCGCCGCCCCTGCACCCGTCGCTCCTGCACCTGTGCCCCCCGCCGCCCCTGCACCCGTCGCACCTGTACCTGTGCCCCCCGCCGCCCCTACCGAAATCACCTACAGCGGGCCGATTGTGATTACCAAAGGCGGCACCTACTCGGGCAACTGGGAAAATACCCTGCATAAGCCTGCGGTGTTGATCCAAACCAGTGAACCCGTGATCATCGAAAATTCCAACATTCGCAGCCGGGGCAACTTGATCAGCGGCTTTGCCAACCGCCTCACTGTCCGCAATACGCGCGGCTACGCCCTGAATCCCAACGTTGCAGGCAAGGCCGCAGGCCGGGCCGTCAACGCCGAAGAATTCCTGAACTTGCGCGTTGAAAACAGCTATTTCGAAGGGTCCACCGGTATCTATGCCCGGGCTTTCCGGGGCAATGCAGCGGCCGGTGACACCATCAAGATTTTGCGCAACCGCTTCAAGAACACCGATGGTCGCCTTAGCGACGGGGCGGGTGGCTACAACGGCAGCTATGACGTTGTGGCGGCCATCTTGTTCAACAACGTCAAACGCTTGCCGAACGTGGAAATTGCGTGGAACGAGATCATCAACGAACCCGGCAAAAGCCGCACCGAAGACAACATGAATTTCTATCTCAGCAGTGGCACGCCTTCCAGCCCCTTCCTGATCCACAACAACTACATTCAGGGCGCGTATGGCATGTCGCCCACGACTGAAGCGACCTATGCTGGGGGCGGCATCATTTTAGGCGATGGCTTGGTCACTGATCCACTAGATACGGGGTATGCCCGGGTCTATAACAACCAGATCGTGAGCACGACCAACTACGGGATTGCTATTGCCGGTGGAGTCGACAACCAGATGTACAACAACCGTGTCCTGTCCAGTGGCCGGTTGGCTGATGGTCAACGCATCCCAGCGGCCAACGTGGGCCTGTACGTGTGGGATCCGACTGGAGCGGGCCAACTGTCGCCGGCCACCTTCGCTAACAACCGCATGGAGAACAATGTGGTCGGCTGGACGAAAGTCGCCGCTGACGGCAGCACCAACAACAACCCCATGTGGTTCCCCCACTGCTCCCTGAACGGCACCCTCTGCGCGGGCAACCAAAACCTCGGTATCATCACCCTCGACATGGAAAAGCAGGAATATCAGGGCTGGCTCAGCAAGATCAGCGCCAATAACGTCAAAGTTGGCCCCTGA
- a CDS encoding AAA family ATPase yields the protein MLIVHLLGHAHITLARRTVPLSAKAVALIIYLYIEKQPQHRERLSNLLWNTPEARKNLRVELARIRSAGLNVFPSSHQLLHLENVTSDFEMWCESANRSMNQSQLTDWLAMIRGLPFTGLEDLGSSTFQSWVDQQRWLMTQQIEQHLSRMYWRYARENHTWATRLIAERARSLDLEDPSELQDAPPVLALAAGSSLSPASRGPERTVTLTPMRPVSLPSAGMAETSPEPLQPNRSKIGAVNFDRAHEQYELRQAFRRAEAQSQLVVLHGPPGSGKSHLAESVAQQLNWQEVRVSSLRSSRLMLASLAQALLKLCDEASAEALNRLLMKPASLEEDVVKVAHVLSKVPRPVLLIFDRPQDAPPELIPLFEYLFEASGDTQRVFLILSREPAEQVPLARAMRSSLDRARRLELALPPLSTLSVQHALEAQFPFEPIEQLQALAARLVQRSEGNPLHLLSLIDQTADLEQNGGSAFPQALRETLSHEVDHWPLPMREAVERLSVIYGQFDAGLASAVLGQSIGGTEALLYEALKHHVLVEAEPEVPLRWPGCLPERGSTTAEPHYAFRSEGMRVTLASQLPQLLRQDIRRRLMTALSEQSPGLAGYYAARANLPEEAAALQDLYTVRLPDDSPLRQHPIQSPQRLPVPLIDLPAELGHMPLTEMPVSRQGYLLSGNRGGLTVLSSSRYGHPSTLTLRFDLPARMSLLPLSIRLMWRLDVYGGGEELGPMLAPFALRLGLQGSKTAQVLVPFEQDHYHEGGIRHHVHSNVALGSWMEHGLTLEDSPAQTLELSVRAVNVSLTIKAIFVNEQNLLSY from the coding sequence GTGCTGATTGTTCATCTTTTGGGCCATGCCCACATTACGCTGGCAAGGCGGACGGTACCTTTGTCGGCCAAGGCTGTGGCCCTCATTATTTATCTGTACATAGAAAAACAGCCCCAGCACCGCGAGCGGCTGTCTAATCTGCTCTGGAATACGCCCGAGGCACGTAAAAATTTGCGTGTAGAACTGGCCCGGATCAGATCTGCTGGACTGAATGTGTTTCCGTCTAGCCACCAGCTTCTTCATCTGGAAAATGTCACCAGTGATTTTGAGATGTGGTGTGAGTCGGCCAACCGATCAATGAATCAGAGTCAGTTGACCGATTGGCTGGCCATGATTCGCGGCCTGCCGTTCACTGGCCTTGAAGATCTGGGCAGCTCGACCTTTCAGAGTTGGGTGGATCAGCAGCGTTGGCTCATGACGCAGCAAATAGAGCAGCACCTGAGCCGAATGTACTGGCGTTACGCACGCGAAAACCATACGTGGGCCACGCGCCTCATTGCCGAACGGGCCAGGTCGTTGGATTTGGAAGACCCCAGCGAACTCCAGGACGCACCCCCAGTTCTGGCCCTTGCCGCTGGCTCGTCCCTTTCTCCCGCAAGTCGTGGGCCAGAACGCACGGTCACGCTGACCCCGATGAGACCCGTGAGTCTGCCCTCTGCCGGAATGGCGGAGACCTCGCCAGAACCCCTTCAGCCCAACCGCTCTAAAATCGGGGCCGTCAATTTTGACCGCGCTCATGAGCAGTACGAGCTGCGCCAGGCGTTCCGGCGGGCCGAAGCGCAGTCTCAGTTGGTGGTGCTGCACGGGCCTCCCGGCAGCGGCAAAAGCCACCTGGCCGAATCGGTAGCGCAGCAACTCAATTGGCAAGAGGTGCGGGTGTCCAGCCTGCGCTCCAGCCGCCTGATGCTGGCCAGCCTGGCCCAGGCCCTGCTCAAGCTGTGTGATGAGGCGAGTGCCGAGGCCCTTAACCGCCTGCTAATGAAACCGGCCAGCTTAGAAGAAGATGTGGTGAAGGTGGCGCACGTGCTCTCGAAGGTGCCCCGGCCCGTGCTTCTTATCTTTGACCGGCCACAGGACGCGCCCCCTGAACTTATTCCACTCTTTGAATATTTGTTTGAGGCTTCTGGGGACACGCAGCGGGTCTTTTTGATTCTCAGCCGCGAACCCGCCGAGCAGGTGCCCTTGGCCCGCGCAATGCGCAGTTCACTTGACCGTGCCCGCCGACTCGAACTGGCGCTGCCACCCTTGTCGACGCTCAGTGTTCAACATGCACTGGAAGCTCAGTTTCCCTTTGAACCCATCGAGCAGTTGCAGGCGTTGGCAGCGCGGTTGGTGCAGCGCAGCGAGGGCAACCCCCTGCATTTGCTGAGTCTGATCGACCAGACGGCTGATTTAGAACAGAACGGCGGCTCCGCTTTCCCGCAGGCGCTCCGCGAGACGCTCAGCCATGAAGTCGACCACTGGCCCTTGCCCATGCGCGAAGCCGTAGAACGCCTGAGCGTGATCTATGGTCAGTTTGACGCGGGCCTTGCCAGTGCCGTGCTGGGGCAATCCATCGGCGGTACAGAAGCGCTGCTGTACGAGGCCCTGAAGCACCATGTGTTGGTCGAAGCCGAGCCGGAAGTGCCGCTGCGTTGGCCGGGCTGTTTGCCTGAGCGCGGCAGTACCACGGCTGAACCGCACTACGCCTTCAGGAGTGAGGGCATGCGCGTCACGTTGGCCAGTCAGCTGCCTCAACTGCTGCGCCAAGATATTCGGCGGCGGCTCATGACCGCCCTTTCAGAACAGTCGCCCGGCTTGGCAGGCTATTACGCCGCCCGTGCCAATTTGCCCGAAGAAGCGGCGGCCCTGCAAGACCTCTATACCGTGCGCCTCCCTGACGACAGCCCCCTGAGACAGCACCCGATTCAGTCGCCTCAACGCTTGCCCGTGCCCTTGATCGACCTGCCTGCAGAGCTTGGGCACATGCCACTCACCGAAATGCCTGTAAGCCGTCAGGGATATTTACTGTCGGGCAATCGAGGCGGATTGACCGTGCTGAGTTCCAGCCGGTACGGACATCCCTCGACCTTGACCCTGCGTTTTGATCTGCCTGCGAGAATGAGTCTCTTGCCCTTAAGCATCCGGTTGATGTGGCGCCTCGACGTTTACGGCGGCGGGGAAGAACTGGGGCCAATGCTCGCACCTTTTGCCCTGCGTCTTGGGCTGCAAGGCTCGAAAACAGCTCAGGTGTTGGTGCCCTTCGAACAGGACCATTATCATGAGGGCGGCATTCGGCACCACGTTCACTCCAATGTCGCTTTAGGCAGCTGGATGGAACATGGGCTTACGCTCGAAGATTCTCCGGCCCAGACTTTGGAACTGAGTGTACGTGCTGTCAATGTTTCGCTGACTATTAAAGCCATCTTTGTCAACGAACAAAATCTTTTAAGCTATTAA